The sequence below is a genomic window from Cucumis melo cultivar AY chromosome 5, USDA_Cmelo_AY_1.0, whole genome shotgun sequence.
CTAAGTTATAAATAAGACCCGTCCTAGTATCAAACTGAATGACCCTTAACTTAACACACTTCCTCTGACGCTTTAACTATCAGTCTGTTACATCGTGTTTAGATTAATTAGAgaaaaaaagtcatttttatTTACACTATTTTGACGAAAATAGtctaaaataaactttaaaagtGTTTCAAAAGCTAGTTTAATTGATTGCTATACACttcatttttttccaaaatgacTTGTTTTCATAATTAAACATTTGAAAAGTCAAACCAAACACCCCTTTAGTTCTAATAGAGTCTATACACACCTAATGTTAGAATGACTTCATTAGATTTAAATCTGAATAAACTAGGAAAGGAGGCAGGTCTCTGTCATTAACTAACTTATTTGTATAAGGACATAGAGTGACTTCAGATTATATATGCTTAATAATATATGAAGTACTTTAAAGAGTCTGCAAAATAGCAGCAATGAAGCAGTGTGAAGTTTCAATGGAAATCTATTTTGAGTAAAATGGATTTGGCTTTTAGCAATGTTGAAACTTGAAGGGTACTCAGACACAGTAGCAACAAAATAGAAGAAGATATCTCATACCTCGTCGTCGTCATCTTCGCCatcttctttattcttcttGAGGCGAGTAGTACCACCCTCTTTAACAATGGGCAACTTCATCTGACCAAAAGGTGTCTCGACATGAATATTCCCTTTTATGGTGTAGCCAGTGCCTCTTCCTCTAATCATATCCCAAAGTGCAGAACCGAAGTCCTTTGGCCTGAAGGTGATGGGTAAGTCAACGTAACTGATACCATTTTTATCAATGGGTGTAAATTCGGAGAGATCCGCACTTCCGATACTAACATCGGAGAGCCAGACTTCACAGTCTAGGTCCTTCAATCCCAACTCAAAGTCATTCTTATTCTCCAATTTTAAATGGAGAATGGCAACAGTTTCTTCAAAAGAAAATCTCTGAAACTGTATCTTTTCAATATCAACATCGGGCTTGTAAGGAATAGGGATCTCTCCAGTTTTCTCAAGTGGCAATGTCAACCTACCAAAAACAGGGACATCCACAATCAGATCAACCTTGATCCTGTAAGGAATGATACTGCCAGGTTTAATGTCATGATATGTGTTCCTTATATCATCAAAAACCAACTTCACAGGAATTTTGACAGTCTCCTCTCCATGAGCATGAATTGTTCCAGCATCGGGAATCAGCCCAGCGATCAGTTTCCTGCCATCACTCTCTATCAAATAGTCAA
It includes:
- the LOC103496938 gene encoding uncharacterized protein LOC103496938 isoform X1, translated to MASSDKPEIVERGDKGKDHKEDEGEGKGGFLDKVKDFIHDIGEKIEETIGFGKPTADVSAIHIPSISLEKAEIVVDVLIKNPNPVPIPLVDIDYLIESDGRKLIAGLIPDAGTIHAHGEETVKIPVKLVFDDIRNTYHDIKPGSIIPYRIKVDLIVDVPVFGRLTLPLEKTGEIPIPYKPDVDIEKIQFQRFSFEETVAILHLKLENKNDFELGLKDLDCEVWLSDVSIGSADLSEFTPIDKNGISYVDLPITFRPKDFGSALWDMIRGRGTGYTIKGNIHVETPFGQMKLPIVKEGGTTRLKKNKEDGEDDDDEE
- the LOC103496938 gene encoding uncharacterized protein LOC103496938 isoform X2, translated to MASSDKPEIVERGDKGKDHKEDEGEGKGGFLDKVKDFIHDIGEKIEETIGFGKPTADVSAIHIPSISLEKAEIVVDVLIKNPNPVPIPLVDIDYLIESDGRKLIAGLIPDAGTIHAHGEETVKIPVKLVFDDIRNTYHDIKPGSIIPYRIKVDLIVDVPVFGRLTLPLEKTGEIPIPYKPDVDIEKIQFQRFSFEETVAILHLKLENKNDFELGLKDLDCEVWLSDVSIGSADLSEFTPIDKNGISYVDLPITFRPKDFGSALWDMIRGRGTGYTIKGNIHVETPFGQMKLPIVKEGGTTRLKKNKEDGEDDDDE